One Solanum lycopersicum chromosome 4, SLM_r2.1 DNA window includes the following coding sequences:
- the LOC101268861 gene encoding protein neprosin-like, which produces MTLIYITLCFIILVWTTIAFCLVEGYGSSRNADLVLETIHGDIYDCVDVYKQPTLLHPMPHKERIKMTIAKELEKQRLIKGERLQKAKNIYFKAEEFWLNKKGCPIGTVPIRRLTEEQLQNAKDATLSISLAEDIIDFAGISMNASPEIKSFTSATATITLYNFYVNGAGQYSSAAIFHQSADNAPNFEQIQAGWIVHPQLYGDSRTRLYSHWTTDGGQKTGCYNNICPGFVQLDTDVPIDYAFPKISRPMYDDYELEIQIYKDEDYYLLFQGLFSIGFWPETLFNELRNGSQVVRYGGQAFTPAGQQFSPPMGNGNFEDGNPHTTCHMRQVMYGVGNDQDVQPDESLVQTHQSRCYHEGSQHNAHDDYWDYNFVFGGAGFC; this is translated from the exons atGACATTGATATATATAACTCTATGcttcattattttagtttggaCCACCATTGCCTTTTGTTTGGTTGAAGGTTATGGATCTAGTAGAAATGCAGATCTCGTTCTTGAG ACTATTCACGGAGATATTTATGATTGTGTGGATGTTTATAAACAACCAACTCTTTTGCATCCAATGCCGCACAAAGAAAGAATCAAG ATGACAATTGCTAAGGAGCTAGAAAAACAAAGGTTAATCAAAGGCGAGCGATTgcaaaaagctaaaaatatttattttaaggcaGAAGAGTTTTGGTTGAATAAAAAAGGTTGTCCGATTGGAACGGTTCCTATTCGACGATTGACAGAAGAACAACTCCAAAATGCCAAAGATGCCACCTTAAGTATATCCCTTGCTGAAGACATCATCGAT TTTGCAGGAATTAGTATGAATGCATCTCcagaaataaaaagttttacaaGTGCCACAGCCACTATTactttgtataatttttatgtaaatgGAGCTGGCCAATATAGTTCCGCAGCAATATTTCATCAAAGTGCAGATAATGCCCCAAATTTCGAGCAAATACAAGCCGGATGGAtt GTACATCCACAACTATACGGTGATAGCCGGACTCGGCTATACTCTCATTGGACA acgGATGGCGGCCAAAAAACAGGATGTTACAATAATATTTGTCCAGGATTTGTTCAACTTGACACTGATGTACCCATAGATTATGCATTCCCAAAAATCTCTCGGCCAATGTATGATGACTATGAATTGGAAATTCAGATATACAAGGACGAAG ACTATTATCTTTTGTTTCAGGGTTTGTTTAGCATTGGTTTTTGGCCGGAGACCCTTTTCAATGAATTAAGAAATGGATCGCAGGTAGTGCGATATGGAGGACAGGCGTTTACACCAGCGGGTCAACAATTTAGTCCCCCCATGGGAAATGGTAATTTTGAGGATGGCAATCCACACACCACTTGTCATATGCGTCAAGTCATGTATGGAGTGGGCAATGATCAAGATGTTCAACCCGATGAATCGTTGGTTCAAACGCATCAATCTAGATGTTACCATGAAGGAAGTCAACATAATGCTCATGATGATTACTGggattataattttgtatttggGGGTGCTGGTTTTTGCTAA